A genome region from Flavobacterium sp. CFS9 includes the following:
- a CDS encoding T9SS type A sorting domain-containing protein, translated as MKKILKLSLVCAVLFTGMSTYAIDGNEDFNLHVLKANGKLISFALNKVQKANLAIYDKDGSTLYTENASGKDGILRTFNLEELPAGTYFLEVEDNIKKVRHEITITDATTVLSRKAISSSYKAGFSAKKSSVAAR; from the coding sequence ATGAAAAAGATTTTAAAATTAAGTTTAGTATGTGCAGTACTTTTCACAGGAATGAGTACCTATGCAATTGACGGGAATGAAGATTTTAATCTTCATGTATTAAAAGCCAACGGAAAGCTAATTTCATTTGCCCTTAACAAAGTGCAAAAAGCAAACCTGGCAATTTATGATAAAGACGGCAGCACACTTTACACTGAAAATGCTTCAGGTAAAGATGGAATATTGAGAACTTTTAATCTGGAAGAACTCCCAGCAGGAACCTACTTTCTGGAAGTTGAGGATAACATCAAAAAAGTAAGACATGAAATTACCATAACCGATGCTACAACAGTATTGTCCAGAAAAGCAATTTCATCGAGTTATAAAGCAGGTTTTTCTGCCAAAAAATCAAGTGTCGCAGCACGTTAA
- a CDS encoding methylmalonyl-CoA mutase family protein has product MEQQIPYIPKNKVRIVTAASLFDGHDAAINIMRRIIQSTGVEVIHLGHDRSVEEVVNTAIQEDANAIAMTSYQGGHNEYFKYMYDLLKEKGAGHIRIFGGGGGVILPSEISELHEYGITRIYSPDDGRSLGLQGMINDLVQRSDYPIGDQLNGEIDHIENKIPTAIARLISAAENFPEIAKPVFDKIHESNTDSKIPVLGITGTGGAGKSSLVDELVRRFLIDFPEKTIGLISVDPSKRKTGGALLGDRIRMNAINNPRVYMRSLATRQSNLALSKYVAEAIQVLKAAKYDLIILETSGIGQSDTEIMDHSDVSLYVMTPEFGAATQLEKIDMLDFADLVALNKFDKRGALDAIRDVKKQYQRNHNLWDKNPDEMPVFGTIASQFNDPGMNTLYKAIMDKIVEKTQSELKSTFEITKEMSEKIFVIPPHRTRYLSEIAENNRSYDEIAASQQKVAQKLYGIFKTIESVSGKTPQINKAGIDDTSVFLSGVEGLKAAETHDENRIFLNLLLNQFDKVKMDLDPYNWEIILNWDEKVAKYKNPVYSFKVRDKEIKIATHSESLSHLQIPKIALPKYEAWGDVLRWNLQENVPGEFPFASGLYPFKREGEDPSRMFAGEGGPERTNKRFHYVSAGLPAKRLSTAFDSVTLYGNDPDLRPDIYGKIGNAGVSICCLDDAKKLYSGFDLVHALTSVSMTINGPAPMLLGFFMNAAIDQQCELYIKANDLEKEVEAKINKIYKEKGTERPKYQGDLPAGNNGLGLMLLGVTGDQVLPLEVYNDIKVKTLSQVRGTVQADILKEDQAQNTCIFSTEFALRLMGDVQEYFITQNVRNFYSVSISGYHIAEAGANPITQLAFTLSNGFTYVEYYLSRGMNINDFGPNLSFFFSNGVDPEYSVIGRVARKIWAKAMKNKYGANERAQMLKYHIQTSGRSLHAQEIDFNDIRTTLQALYAIYDNCNSLHTNAYDEAITTPTEESVRRAMAIQLIINKELGLAKNENPIQGSFIIEELTDLVEEAVLQEFDRITERGGVLGAMETMYQRSKIQEESLYYETLKHNGDFPIVGVNTFLSSKGSPTVIPAEVIRATEEEKQYQITMLDNLHQFHETKVSEHLRQLQEAAIKNENLFAHLMEATKVCSLGQITSALFEVGGQYRRNM; this is encoded by the coding sequence ATGGAACAACAAATACCATATATTCCTAAAAATAAAGTAAGAATTGTAACCGCAGCGTCTCTTTTTGACGGACATGATGCAGCGATAAACATTATGCGTCGTATTATTCAGTCAACCGGAGTTGAGGTAATTCACCTTGGGCACGACCGTAGTGTTGAGGAAGTGGTCAATACCGCTATTCAGGAAGATGCGAATGCGATTGCTATGACATCGTATCAGGGAGGGCATAATGAATATTTTAAATACATGTATGACCTGCTGAAAGAAAAGGGAGCGGGGCACATTAGAATTTTTGGAGGCGGAGGCGGAGTAATTCTTCCAAGCGAAATTTCAGAATTACATGAATATGGTATTACAAGAATTTATTCTCCGGATGATGGTCGTTCTTTAGGTTTACAGGGAATGATTAATGATTTGGTTCAACGTTCAGATTATCCTATTGGAGATCAGTTAAACGGAGAAATCGATCATATCGAAAATAAAATTCCAACCGCAATTGCACGTTTGATTTCAGCAGCAGAAAACTTCCCTGAAATTGCAAAACCGGTTTTTGATAAAATTCACGAAAGCAACACCGATTCTAAAATTCCTGTACTTGGAATTACCGGAACAGGTGGAGCCGGAAAATCATCTTTAGTAGATGAACTGGTTCGTCGCTTTTTAATTGATTTTCCTGAAAAAACTATCGGATTGATTTCTGTCGATCCGTCAAAAAGAAAAACGGGAGGAGCATTACTGGGAGACAGAATCCGTATGAATGCGATCAATAATCCTCGTGTTTATATGCGTTCGCTGGCAACACGTCAGTCGAATTTGGCCTTATCCAAATATGTTGCCGAAGCCATTCAGGTTTTAAAAGCAGCAAAATACGATTTGATCATTCTGGAAACTTCAGGAATCGGACAATCCGACACCGAGATTATGGATCATTCGGATGTGTCTTTATATGTAATGACACCGGAATTTGGTGCTGCAACACAATTGGAGAAAATCGACATGCTTGATTTTGCCGATTTGGTAGCTTTGAACAAGTTTGACAAAAGAGGAGCATTAGACGCTATTCGTGACGTTAAAAAACAATACCAGCGCAATCATAATCTGTGGGATAAAAATCCTGATGAAATGCCGGTTTTCGGAACTATCGCTTCTCAGTTTAACGATCCGGGAATGAATACGCTTTATAAAGCGATCATGGACAAGATTGTAGAGAAAACACAATCGGAGCTGAAATCGACTTTTGAAATTACGAAAGAAATGAGCGAGAAAATCTTCGTGATTCCGCCACACAGAACCCGTTATTTATCTGAAATCGCAGAGAATAACAGATCTTATGATGAAATCGCAGCTTCACAGCAAAAAGTAGCTCAAAAATTATACGGAATTTTTAAAACCATCGAATCGGTTTCAGGGAAAACTCCGCAAATCAATAAAGCCGGAATAGATGACACAAGTGTCTTCCTGAGCGGAGTCGAAGGACTGAAAGCAGCCGAAACGCACGACGAAAACAGAATCTTTTTAAACCTGTTACTCAATCAGTTTGATAAGGTAAAAATGGATTTAGATCCATACAACTGGGAAATTATTTTGAATTGGGACGAAAAAGTAGCCAAATATAAAAATCCGGTTTACTCGTTTAAGGTGCGTGATAAAGAAATTAAAATCGCGACCCATTCTGAAAGTTTGTCGCATTTGCAAATTCCAAAAATTGCTTTACCTAAGTACGAAGCTTGGGGCGATGTTTTACGTTGGAATTTACAGGAAAACGTTCCGGGAGAATTTCCGTTTGCGTCAGGATTGTATCCGTTCAAACGTGAGGGCGAAGATCCGTCAAGAATGTTTGCGGGCGAGGGTGGACCGGAAAGAACCAACAAGCGTTTTCACTACGTAAGTGCGGGATTACCGGCAAAACGACTTTCAACTGCCTTTGATAGTGTGACTTTATACGGAAACGATCCGGATTTACGTCCTGATATTTATGGAAAAATTGGTAATGCCGGAGTTTCGATCTGTTGTCTGGACGATGCGAAAAAACTGTACTCAGGTTTTGATTTGGTTCATGCCCTGACTTCGGTAAGTATGACCATCAACGGACCGGCGCCGATGCTGTTAGGTTTCTTTATGAATGCGGCTATCGATCAGCAATGTGAATTGTACATTAAAGCCAATGATTTAGAAAAAGAAGTTGAAGCTAAAATCAATAAAATATACAAAGAAAAAGGAACAGAACGTCCGAAATATCAGGGCGATCTTCCGGCAGGAAACAACGGTCTGGGATTAATGCTTTTGGGTGTTACCGGAGATCAGGTTTTACCTTTGGAGGTTTATAACGATATCAAAGTAAAAACCTTATCGCAAGTTCGTGGAACCGTTCAGGCCGATATTTTAAAAGAAGATCAGGCACAAAACACCTGTATTTTCTCTACGGAGTTTGCACTGCGATTAATGGGTGACGTTCAGGAATATTTTATTACGCAAAACGTTCGTAATTTCTATTCTGTTTCGATTTCAGGATATCATATTGCCGAGGCTGGAGCAAACCCAATTACCCAATTGGCTTTCACGCTTTCAAATGGTTTCACTTACGTGGAATATTACTTAAGCCGTGGCATGAACATCAACGATTTTGGACCAAACTTGTCGTTCTTCTTCTCGAACGGAGTAGATCCTGAATATTCGGTAATTGGACGTGTGGCACGTAAAATTTGGGCAAAAGCCATGAAAAACAAATACGGAGCCAACGAAAGAGCACAGATGTTGAAATACCATATTCAAACTTCCGGACGTTCGTTACACGCTCAGGAGATTGATTTCAATGATATTCGTACCACATTACAGGCTTTGTATGCGATTTACGACAACTGTAATTCATTGCATACCAATGCTTATGACGAAGCGATTACCACACCAACCGAAGAATCAGTGCGTAGAGCCATGGCGATTCAGTTGATTATCAATAAAGAATTAGGTCTGGCGAAAAACGAAAACCCAATCCAGGGATCGTTCATCATCGAAGAATTAACCGATTTGGTAGAAGAAGCCGTTTTACAGGAATTCGACCGAATCACAGAGCGTGGCGGAGTATTAGGTGCAATGGAAACGATGTACCAGCGTTCTAAAATTCAGGAAGAAAGTCTGTATTACGAAACCTTGAAACACAACGGAGATTTCCCAATTGTGGGGGTAAACACCTTCTTAAGTTCAAAAGGTTCGCCAACGGTAATTCCGGCTGAGGTAATTCGTGCCACCGAAGAAGAAAAACAATATCAAATTACGATGCTGGATAACTTACACCAGTTCCACGAAACAAAAGTAAGCGAGCACTTGCGCCAACTACAGGAAGCCGCCATTAAAAACGAAAACTTATTCGCCCATTTAATGGAAGCGACTAAGGTTTGTTCGCTGGGGCAGATTACTTCGGCCTTGTTTGAAGTTGGCGGACAGTATAGAAGGAATATGTAA
- a CDS encoding flagellar motor protein MotB, with the protein MKEKLAIVMLLTLFSIRVSAQSEKLYQTDKVSDKYAYVDVMKTYERVAAKGYKSVDLFQKLGNSCYAKCNLDKAAKWYRELFALTTDLEPEYYYRYAESLRSLSLNQEADDLIAKLQQKSKIPVKTKA; encoded by the coding sequence ATGAAAGAAAAATTAGCTATTGTAATGCTATTGACTCTGTTTTCTATTCGTGTCTCCGCTCAAAGTGAAAAATTGTATCAAACCGATAAAGTAAGTGACAAATATGCCTACGTTGATGTGATGAAAACTTACGAAAGGGTTGCAGCAAAAGGCTATAAATCTGTTGATTTATTTCAAAAACTGGGAAATTCCTGCTATGCCAAATGTAATCTTGATAAAGCAGCCAAATGGTACCGCGAACTTTTCGCCCTCACCACCGATTTAGAACCCGAATATTATTACCGATACGCAGAATCGCTGCGATCGCTTTCCCTAAATCAGGAAGCAGATGATCTTATAGCAAAATTACAGCAGAAGAGCAAAATACCAGTAAAAACAAAAGCTTAA
- a CDS encoding T9SS type A sorting domain-containing protein, which translates to MKNILKLSLVCAILFSGISTYAIDGNGNSNNNFNLHVLKANGKLITFALNQVHKASLSIYDQNGSLIYTENASGKEGILRTFSLEEFPEGTYFLEVEDNVKKIRHEITITDDKSILSAKAISSTYKADFSAQNSNVAVR; encoded by the coding sequence ATGAAAAACATTTTAAAATTAAGTTTAGTATGTGCGATACTCTTTTCAGGAATAAGTACTTATGCAATTGACGGAAATGGAAATAGTAACAACAATTTTAACCTTCATGTATTGAAGGCTAATGGAAAGCTAATTACGTTTGCTCTAAACCAGGTGCATAAAGCAAGTTTGAGTATTTATGACCAAAACGGTTCATTAATCTATACAGAAAATGCTTCAGGTAAAGAAGGAATTTTAAGAACCTTCAGTTTAGAAGAATTTCCTGAAGGAACTTATTTCTTAGAAGTGGAAGACAATGTTAAAAAAATAAGACATGAAATTACAATTACAGATGACAAATCAATATTGTCTGCAAAAGCAATTTCATCAACCTATAAAGCAGATTTCTCTGCTCAAAATTCAAACGTAGCAGTACGTTAA
- a CDS encoding T9SS type A sorting domain-containing protein: MTNLTKVGLVVAVFLTTIFTYAIDGKGDYILNIKTGNGKVVSFTLNSVEKSVFTIYDENNNLVYTGETSSNQLETSKTLSLEAYPAGTYILEVKENGKVAKHEITVSAKKSKTVKMDESVNKSPAFRR, from the coding sequence ATGACAAATTTAACGAAGGTGGGCTTAGTTGTTGCCGTATTTTTAACAACAATCTTTACGTATGCAATTGATGGAAAAGGAGATTATATTTTAAATATAAAAACCGGAAATGGAAAAGTAGTTAGTTTTACTTTAAACTCTGTTGAGAAATCAGTTTTTACTATCTATGACGAAAACAATAATTTGGTTTACACAGGAGAAACTTCTTCAAACCAGTTAGAAACGTCAAAAACTTTAAGTTTAGAGGCATATCCTGCCGGAACTTACATCCTGGAAGTAAAAGAAAATGGTAAAGTTGCCAAACATGAAATTACGGTTTCTGCTAAGAAATCAAAAACTGTAAAGATGGACGAATCAGTGAACAAAAGCCCTGCTTTCCGTCGCTAA
- a CDS encoding prolyl oligopeptidase family serine peptidase — translation MNLKILTAVSIFVSAIAANAQSTAAKLPGDATLPSSKESLEKMVSFDKGNFKYRVEDYFARPNASSFKISPDGQYLSYKEKDKDKKNHVYVKELKTGKITKAIVEKEDLIGSYGWLDKKRLFYTQDKGGNENHHLYAVDIDGKNVKDLTPFEGVTLRSVNIIKDTNFVIVALNKNNKQIFEPFKINFITGEMTQLYENKDVNSPINSYLFDKDGNMRGYSVLENGLTTKTFYKDLETGKFNLIQSTDWKNTFSIIELNDNSKNKDEAYVVTNLDSDKERIVLYNLKKNTIIKEVYSDPVYDVSSISTARKNRNYELDYISYTGVKGITIPVSKFYKEVYSKLSAQFKDKDFSIVSSDNNENKLLVFVTSDKLYGKYYEYDTKTKNIKLLYDLMPQLKEEDMAVMRPIEFKSRDGLTIHGYITLPKAALEGKKVPLIVNPHGGPQTIRDEWGFNPEAQLFASRGYATLQVNFRISGGYGKEFLQSGYKQIGRKVMDDVEDGVKYVIKQGWIDQSKVAIYGGSHGGYATLMGLIKTPDLYSCGVDYVGVSNIFTFFNSFPEYWKPYKEMVKEIWYDLDNPKEAEIAKEVSPIFQIDKIKKPLFVAQGANDPRVNINESDQIVKAMRAKGFEVPYMVKYDEGHGFQKESNSIELYKYMLGFFAENFNK, via the coding sequence ATGAATCTTAAAATCTTAACTGCTGTATCTATTTTTGTGTCAGCAATTGCAGCAAATGCACAAAGTACTGCGGCAAAACTACCGGGTGATGCTACATTGCCTTCTTCTAAAGAAAGTCTTGAGAAGATGGTCTCTTTTGATAAAGGAAATTTCAAATACAGAGTAGAAGACTATTTCGCAAGACCAAATGCTTCATCCTTCAAAATTTCACCGGACGGGCAATACTTATCTTATAAAGAAAAAGATAAAGACAAAAAAAATCATGTGTATGTAAAAGAACTGAAAACAGGAAAAATTACAAAAGCTATTGTAGAGAAAGAGGATCTTATTGGAAGTTATGGCTGGCTGGACAAGAAAAGGCTATTTTATACACAGGATAAAGGAGGCAACGAAAATCACCATCTTTATGCTGTAGATATCGATGGTAAAAATGTAAAAGATTTAACTCCTTTTGAAGGGGTAACCTTAAGATCTGTAAATATCATCAAGGATACTAACTTCGTTATTGTAGCACTTAATAAAAACAACAAACAGATCTTTGAACCCTTCAAAATAAACTTTATTACCGGAGAAATGACCCAGCTTTATGAAAATAAAGACGTTAATAGCCCTATTAATAGTTATTTATTTGATAAAGACGGAAACATGAGAGGTTATTCGGTCCTGGAAAATGGTCTGACCACGAAAACATTCTATAAAGATTTAGAAACAGGCAAATTTAACCTTATCCAATCAACAGACTGGAAAAACACCTTCAGTATTATCGAACTGAATGATAATTCTAAAAATAAGGACGAAGCCTATGTAGTAACCAACCTTGATAGCGACAAAGAAAGAATTGTATTATACAACCTGAAGAAAAATACAATTATTAAAGAAGTTTATTCGGACCCGGTTTATGATGTAAGCTCTATAAGTACCGCTCGTAAAAACAGAAACTATGAACTGGATTACATTAGCTATACTGGCGTAAAAGGAATAACGATACCGGTAAGTAAATTTTATAAAGAGGTTTACAGTAAACTGTCAGCACAATTTAAAGATAAAGATTTCTCAATTGTCTCTTCGGATAACAATGAAAATAAACTTTTGGTTTTCGTAACTAGTGATAAACTTTATGGAAAGTATTATGAATATGATACAAAAACAAAAAACATAAAATTGCTTTATGATCTTATGCCTCAGCTGAAAGAAGAAGATATGGCAGTAATGCGACCTATTGAATTCAAAAGCAGAGATGGCTTAACCATCCATGGATACATAACGTTACCTAAAGCCGCTTTAGAAGGAAAGAAAGTCCCTTTGATTGTTAATCCTCACGGAGGGCCACAAACCATTAGAGATGAATGGGGTTTCAACCCTGAAGCACAATTGTTTGCCAGTAGAGGATATGCTACATTACAAGTTAATTTTAGAATTTCGGGAGGATATGGTAAAGAATTTCTACAATCCGGTTACAAACAAATTGGAAGAAAGGTAATGGATGATGTAGAAGACGGAGTAAAATATGTGATAAAACAAGGTTGGATCGATCAAAGTAAAGTGGCTATTTACGGAGGAAGCCATGGAGGATATGCTACCTTAATGGGATTAATAAAAACACCCGATTTATATTCCTGTGGAGTAGATTATGTGGGGGTTTCTAATATTTTCACCTTTTTTAACTCGTTTCCGGAATACTGGAAACCCTATAAAGAAATGGTAAAAGAAATATGGTATGATTTGGATAATCCGAAGGAAGCTGAAATAGCTAAAGAAGTTTCTCCAATATTTCAGATTGATAAAATCAAAAAACCTTTATTTGTAGCACAGGGGGCAAATGATCCGAGAGTAAACATCAATGAGTCTGATCAAATCGTTAAAGCGATGCGTGCAAAAGGTTTTGAAGTTCCATATATGGTAAAATACGATGAAGGACACGGCTTTCAAAAAGAATCAAATAGTATAGAGCTCTATAAATATATGTTAGGCTTCTTTGCTGAAAACTTCAATAAGTAA
- a CDS encoding AraC family transcriptional regulator, producing MKTIAPALEVISNSYGSSFTYTKHAEKMNSKAHLWHYHPEIELVYINGGAGKRQIGSHVSYYTNGSLLLIGANLPHCGFTNEMTGNTDETVIHIKPEFLGNDFFVAPEMKKVRNVLNQSRGGIAFGGETKKNVGKRIEMMENQLPFERLLTLLSILDELDSSEEYTVLNADGFSLELQTQDNDRMNVIFNYVKDHFQESIAIDEVSSLISMTTPSFCRYFKKISNKTFTEFVNEYRLVHASKLLAEKPISINEVCYESGFNNFSHFSKSFKQYTGKSASQYRNEHKIIIQ from the coding sequence ATGAAGACGATTGCCCCTGCTCTTGAAGTGATATCTAATTCTTACGGAAGCTCTTTTACGTATACCAAACATGCTGAAAAAATGAACAGTAAAGCACATTTATGGCATTACCATCCGGAAATTGAGCTGGTATACATTAATGGGGGAGCGGGTAAAAGACAAATTGGGAGTCATGTTTCGTATTATACCAATGGGAGTTTACTTTTGATAGGAGCCAATCTGCCACATTGCGGTTTTACAAATGAAATGACGGGAAATACAGATGAAACGGTTATTCATATCAAACCTGAATTTTTGGGAAATGATTTTTTTGTGGCACCCGAAATGAAAAAAGTTCGAAATGTTTTGAATCAGTCGAGAGGAGGGATCGCTTTTGGAGGAGAAACGAAGAAAAATGTGGGTAAAAGGATTGAAATGATGGAGAATCAGCTTCCGTTTGAACGTTTGCTGACACTTTTAAGTATTTTAGATGAGTTGGACTCATCGGAAGAATATACTGTGCTGAATGCGGATGGTTTTTCGTTAGAATTGCAGACTCAGGATAATGACCGAATGAATGTAATTTTTAATTATGTGAAAGATCATTTTCAGGAATCGATTGCTATAGACGAAGTTTCGAGCCTGATCAGTATGACAACACCTTCTTTTTGCCGATACTTTAAAAAGATTTCGAACAAAACGTTTACCGAATTTGTAAACGAATACCGTTTGGTACACGCCTCAAAACTTCTGGCAGAGAAACCTATAAGTATTAATGAAGTCTGTTATGAAAGCGGTTTTAATAATTTTAGCCACTTCAGTAAATCGTTTAAACAGTATACCGGTAAAAGTGCTTCGCAGTACCGTAACGAACATAAAATTATCATTCAGTAA
- a CDS encoding type ISP restriction/modification enzyme, whose protein sequence is MRMEDYLNKINNLLLVENRVGLRVNAELEELILKTALESSQSYFRLEMLFQKADNTSVTLNPEIFQFIANCYGLLFMDEKETGNVCFVHSPELRPEFKQSFTAIDVLDLSYAILHSSLYSEDLKVGELKIPIPQDVAVFWKLVQIGEELRGKEKE, encoded by the coding sequence ATGAGAATGGAAGACTATTTAAATAAAATAAATAATTTGCTTCTTGTAGAAAATAGAGTTGGGCTTCGTGTTAATGCTGAGTTGGAAGAGCTTATTTTAAAAACAGCGTTAGAGAGTAGTCAAAGCTATTTCAGGCTGGAGATGCTTTTTCAAAAAGCAGACAATACTAGTGTGACATTAAATCCTGAAATTTTTCAATTTATTGCCAATTGTTACGGTTTGCTGTTTATGGATGAGAAAGAAACCGGAAATGTTTGTTTTGTGCACAGTCCGGAATTACGACCTGAGTTTAAACAAAGCTTTACGGCAATTGATGTTTTAGATTTAAGTTATGCTATTTTGCATTCGTCACTTTATAGCGAAGATTTAAAAGTAGGCGAACTAAAAATTCCTATACCACAAGATGTTGCTGTATTTTGGAAACTAGTTCAAATAGGAGAGGAATTACGAGGGAAAGAAAAGGAATAA